A region from the Serinibacter arcticus genome encodes:
- a CDS encoding YgfZ/GcvT domain-containing protein, whose product MDDGTTAHLITEGAHAEELAAFLERMRFMLDVAVATADVAVLGFVAPDGVRSSPLAQELAVAVGHRGGSLLLWADPWPGVVEGGTRYADVAEHPGSLTPFVLALVEPAAVDDLVAHLAREGVGVAGSLAWEALRVAAWRPRLAREVDDRSLPHELDWLRTAVHLDKGCYRGQEGVARTYNLGRPPRRLVMLHLDGSDHLLPEVGAAVALGEKVVGRVTSVARHHELGPIALAVVKRSVPPEEDLRVQGPAGDIAASQELVVGVEGFGEGRPQARAAVTPGLRRRQEP is encoded by the coding sequence GTGGACGACGGCACGACCGCCCACCTGATCACCGAGGGGGCGCACGCCGAGGAGCTGGCCGCGTTCCTCGAGCGGATGCGCTTCATGCTCGACGTCGCGGTCGCGACGGCGGACGTCGCCGTCCTCGGCTTCGTCGCACCCGACGGCGTGCGCTCGTCGCCGCTCGCGCAGGAGCTCGCCGTCGCCGTCGGGCACCGCGGTGGGTCGCTCCTGCTGTGGGCCGATCCGTGGCCCGGCGTCGTGGAGGGCGGGACGCGCTACGCCGACGTCGCCGAGCACCCCGGATCCCTGACCCCGTTCGTCCTCGCGCTGGTGGAACCCGCGGCGGTGGACGACCTCGTCGCGCACCTCGCGCGCGAGGGCGTCGGTGTGGCCGGGTCGCTCGCGTGGGAGGCGCTCCGCGTCGCCGCCTGGAGGCCGCGACTGGCCCGCGAGGTCGACGACAGGTCGCTGCCGCACGAGCTCGACTGGCTGCGCACCGCCGTCCACCTGGACAAGGGGTGCTACCGCGGCCAGGAGGGCGTGGCGCGCACCTACAACCTCGGCAGGCCGCCGCGTCGTCTCGTGATGCTGCACCTCGACGGCTCCGACCACCTGCTGCCCGAGGTGGGCGCCGCCGTCGCGCTCGGCGAGAAGGTCGTCGGACGCGTGACGAGCGTGGCCCGCCACCACGAGCTCGGACCGATCGCGCTCGCCGTCGTCAAGCGCTCGGTGCCGCCCGAGGAGGACCTGCGGGTGCAGGGCCCGGCGGGCGACATCGCCGCGTCGCAGGAGCTCGTCGTCGGGGTCGAGGGGTTCGGCGAGGGCCGCCCGCAGGCGCGCGCCGCCGTCACCCCGGGACTTCGCCGCCGCCAGGAGCCGTGA